A stretch of Elgaria multicarinata webbii isolate HBS135686 ecotype San Diego chromosome 5, rElgMul1.1.pri, whole genome shotgun sequence DNA encodes these proteins:
- the CCDC90B gene encoding coiled-coil domain-containing protein 90B, mitochondrial, with protein sequence MPRFSALGAQLLLRRSNKVSTSQRGFAASAPAQAYDVRRVEITPLEQRKLTFDTHSLVRDLEAHGFVKEQAETIVSALTTLSTVSLDTIYKDMVTQAQQEITLQQIMAHLDSIRKDMVILEKSEFANLRAENEKMKIELDQVKQQLLNETSQIRAENKLDINLERSRVTDMFTDQDKKLMEATTEFHQKDSGTNSNVTEVSNKIDAEIAALKTLMESNKLGTIRYLAASVFTCLAIALGFYRFWK encoded by the exons ATGCCACGATTTAGTGCGTTGGGCGCGCAGCTCCTGCTCCGGAGAAGCAACAAAGTGTCGACCTCCCAGAGAG GTTTTGCCGCCTCTGCCCCAGCACAGGCCTACGATGTGCGAAGAGTGGAAATCACCCCGCTGGAGCAAAGGAAACTCACTTTCGACACCCACAGTCTAGTGCGAGATCTAGAGGCGCATG GCTTTGTGAAAGAACAGGCCGAAACCATCGTGTCAGCATTGACAACTTTGTCAACTGTCAGCCTGGATACCATCTATAAAGACATGGTAACGCAAGCTCAGCAG gAAATAACTTTGCAACAGATAATGGCTCACCTGGACTCCATTCGGAAAGACATGGTCATCCTCGAGAAAAGTGAATTTGCCAACCTGAGAGCGGAGAATGAG AAAATGAAAATCGAATTGGATCAAGTCAAACAGCAGCTACTG AATGAAACCAGTCAGATCCGAGCTGAAAACAAGCTGGACATAAACTTGGAGAGAAGCCGGGTGACAGATATG TTCACAGATCAGGATAAAAAACTCATGGAAGCCACAACAGAATTTCATCAAAAA GACTCGGGCACCAACAGCAACGTAACCGAAGTCAGCAATAAAATCGATGCCGAAATTGCTGCCTTGAAAACACTCATGGAATCGAATAAGCTGGGGACCATCCGTTATTTAGCAG CCTCGGTTTTCACTTGCCTTGCAATCGCCCTGGGATTTTATCGATTCTGGAAATAA